A window of the Bufo gargarizans isolate SCDJY-AF-19 chromosome 1, ASM1485885v1, whole genome shotgun sequence genome harbors these coding sequences:
- the MYL2 gene encoding myosin regulatory light chain 2, ventricular/cardiac muscle isoform, whose product MSPKKAKKRAEGANSNVFSMFEQTQIQEFKEAFTIMDQNRDGFIDKEDLRDTFAALGRLNVKNEELEEMLKEAPGPINFTVFLTMFGEKLKGADPEETILNAFKVFDPEGSGLLKSDYIRDMLMTQAERFSSEEVDQMFTAFPPDVTGNLNYKNLVHIITHGEEKEE is encoded by the exons ATG TCTCCCAAGAAAGCAAAGAAGAGGGCAGAAGGAGCCAACTCCAATGTATTCTCCATGTTTGAGCAGACCCAGATTCAGGAATTTAAGGAG GCATTTACCATCATGGATCAGAATCGAGATGGGTTCATTGATAAAGAAGATCTCAGAGATACCTTTGCAGCTTTAG GTCGTCTGAATGTAAAGAATGAAGAACTAGAAGAAATGTTAAAAGAAGCTCCGGGGCCAATCAATTTTACTGTGTTCTTAACAATGTTTGGAGAGAAGCTGAAAG GAGCGGATCCAGAAGAAACAATTCTAAATGCTTTCAAGGTGTTTGACCCTGAAGGTAGTGGCCTTCTCAAATCAGACTA CATAAGAGATATGCTTATGACTCAGGCTGAGAGGTTCTCCAGTGAAGAG GTTGACCAGATGTTCACAGCTTTCCCTCCTGATGTGACTGGAAACTTAAACTACAAAAACCTTGTGCATATCATCACCCATGGTGAAGAGAAAGAAGAATAA